A single window of Elusimicrobiaceae bacterium DNA harbors:
- a CDS encoding phosphatase PAP2 family protein, whose translation MKKQLSVFILLLAWLAAADCRAQTLPAAAPDRLSVAAAAQTLPVADKLSIAAAPRIKWTENENATFSPAYIKRFWRDLVELPGKPLHWNGNEWAMAGGVIGGSLLAFTIDDTVRQNLKTHRSGFFTSLSDVTTHWGDWKQQVPILMGVYVTGLATKNETLNKIAADGVEASVIAAGILNPLAAYVAGRALPNADENAMKFEPFTPGRYSFPSGHTTAAFALSTVLDQNLRAKFGYWQTPLLYGMAAGCAVSRVYDHTHYVSEIIWGAGVGWAVGYWVSNKPRNISDRTVFLIPVENGAKLACRF comes from the coding sequence ATGAAAAAACAGCTCTCCGTATTCATACTGCTGCTGGCATGGCTGGCCGCCGCGGACTGCCGGGCGCAGACTCTGCCGGCCGCGGCGCCTGACAGGCTTTCGGTTGCGGCGGCGGCGCAGACTCTGCCTGTCGCGGACAAACTTTCCATCGCCGCCGCGCCCCGGATAAAATGGACTGAAAACGAAAACGCCACTTTCTCGCCCGCCTATATCAAAAGGTTCTGGCGCGACCTGGTAGAACTGCCCGGGAAACCCCTGCACTGGAACGGCAATGAATGGGCCATGGCGGGCGGCGTGATAGGCGGCTCACTGCTCGCGTTTACGATAGACGACACCGTGCGCCAGAATCTTAAAACCCACCGGTCGGGCTTTTTCACCTCTTTAAGCGACGTTACCACCCACTGGGGCGACTGGAAACAGCAGGTTCCCATCCTCATGGGCGTATATGTGACCGGGCTGGCCACGAAAAACGAAACTTTAAACAAAATCGCGGCCGACGGAGTTGAGGCCAGCGTTATCGCCGCCGGCATTCTGAACCCGCTGGCGGCGTACGTCGCGGGCCGCGCGCTTCCCAACGCCGATGAAAACGCCATGAAATTTGAACCGTTCACGCCGGGACGCTACTCGTTCCCGTCAGGCCACACGACGGCCGCATTCGCGCTGTCAACCGTTCTGGACCAGAATCTGCGCGCAAAATTCGGCTACTGGCAGACTCCCCTTTTATACGGAATGGCGGCCGGCTGCGCGGTGTCGAGGGTGTACGACCACACGCATTATGTGTCGGAAATCATCTGGGGGGCGGGAGTGGGCTGGGCGGTTGGCTACTGGGTATCCAATAAACCGCGCAATATTTCCGACAGGACGGTTTTTCTGATCCCTGTTGAAAACGGCGCGAAACTCGCCTGCAGGTTTTGA